One window of Crocosphaera sp. UHCC 0190 genomic DNA carries:
- a CDS encoding NAD(P)H-quinone oxidoreductase subunit 4, giving the protein MVITQIPWITAIILFPLMAALAIPLIPDKEGKTVRWYALGVGLLNFALTIFAVSSQYNFNNSNFQLEETYSWVPQIGLNWSVGIDGLSMPLMVLSGLITTLALLASWKVDKKPRLFYFLMLVLYSAQMGVFAAKDLLLFFFMWELELVPVYILISIWGGKKRLYAATKFILYTALASIFILVAALAMAFYGDTVTFDMAQLGMKDFPLALEVLAYAGFLVAFGVKLPIFPLHTWLPDAHSEASAPVSMILAGVLLKMGGYGLIRFNIEMLPHAHIKFAPLLVILGVINIVYGAFTAFGQTNLKRRLASSSISHMGFVLIGIASFTELGMNGAVLQMVSHGLIAAALFFLCGSTYERTHTLMMDEMGGLAQKMPKTFALFTAASMASLALPGMSGFVAELTVFLGVANSDAYSATFKTVVIFLTAVGLILTPIYLLSMLRVVFYGEKNEALTLPKFNLDAKPREVFITACLLLPIIGIGLYPKLATTTYDVKTVEVASKVRSALPTFAQKQNISQPSQIQEELASTVFIAPEID; this is encoded by the coding sequence ATGGTGATCACACAAATTCCCTGGATTACAGCAATTATCCTTTTTCCCCTGATGGCTGCCTTGGCCATTCCTCTAATTCCCGATAAAGAAGGCAAAACCGTCCGTTGGTACGCTTTAGGCGTGGGTTTACTCAACTTTGCCTTAACTATATTCGCCGTTTCTAGTCAATACAACTTCAATAACAGCAATTTTCAATTAGAAGAAACCTATTCCTGGGTTCCCCAAATCGGATTAAACTGGTCAGTAGGCATCGATGGTTTATCGATGCCTTTAATGGTTTTATCGGGGTTAATTACGACTTTAGCCCTATTAGCATCTTGGAAAGTTGATAAAAAGCCTCGTTTGTTCTACTTTCTCATGTTGGTGCTATACAGCGCACAAATGGGCGTATTTGCTGCCAAAGACTTACTCTTATTCTTCTTTATGTGGGAACTAGAGTTAGTACCTGTCTATATATTAATTTCTATTTGGGGTGGCAAAAAGCGTCTCTACGCAGCCACCAAATTTATTTTATACACTGCCCTCGCTTCTATTTTTATCTTGGTTGCGGCCCTCGCTATGGCCTTTTATGGTGATACCGTGACTTTTGACATGGCTCAACTAGGGATGAAAGATTTTCCCTTAGCTTTAGAAGTCTTAGCTTATGCAGGTTTCCTCGTTGCTTTTGGGGTGAAATTGCCCATCTTCCCCCTACATACTTGGCTACCCGATGCTCACAGTGAAGCTTCTGCCCCTGTTTCCATGATTTTAGCGGGTGTATTGCTCAAAATGGGTGGTTATGGGTTAATTCGCTTCAACATTGAAATGTTACCCCATGCTCACATTAAATTTGCCCCCTTACTGGTCATTTTGGGTGTAATTAACATCGTTTACGGCGCATTTACCGCTTTTGGTCAAACTAACCTCAAACGCCGTCTCGCTTCTTCTTCTATCTCTCACATGGGTTTTGTCCTCATCGGTATTGCTTCTTTCACCGAATTAGGGATGAATGGGGCAGTATTACAAATGGTATCTCACGGGTTAATTGCTGCGGCCTTATTCTTCCTCTGTGGCAGCACCTATGAGCGTACCCATACCCTAATGATGGATGAAATGGGCGGTTTAGCGCAGAAAATGCCCAAAACCTTTGCTTTATTTACAGCAGCTTCTATGGCATCTTTAGCCTTGCCTGGAATGAGTGGGTTTGTCGCAGAATTAACCGTATTCTTAGGCGTTGCGAATAGTGATGCTTACAGTGCGACATTTAAGACAGTGGTTATCTTTTTAACGGCAGTGGGTTTAATTTTAACCCCCATTTATCTCCTTTCCATGTTGCGCGTTGTCTTTTATGGTGAGAAGAATGAAGCGTTAACATTGCCGAAATTTAACTTAGATGCCAAACCCCGTGAAGTTTTCATTACCGCTTGCTTATTACTGCCTATCATTGGTATCGGGTTATATCCTAAATTAGCGACGACTACCTATGATGTAAAAACCGTAGAAGTAGCTTCTAAAGTTCGTTCTGCTTTACCAACTTTTGCCCAAAAGCAAAACATTTCTCAACCTAGTCAAATTCAGGAAGAATTAGCCTCAACGGTATTTATTGCCCCTGAAATTGATTAA
- a CDS encoding SH3 domain-containing protein — MLLKQSLSLLLTTIALLLPVSSVLARGISTLRATNPNTRINVRSQPTINSSAPQYGLPGDKVQVIECVQDKDTRGSDLNWCKVQFVKSKAIGWIRSDFIIFADGGE, encoded by the coding sequence ATGTTATTGAAGCAAAGTTTATCTTTATTACTCACGACAATCGCCCTTTTACTACCAGTATCATCTGTTTTAGCTCGTGGTATTTCTACTTTAAGAGCTACTAATCCTAATACACGCATTAATGTGCGATCGCAACCGACAATTAACTCCAGTGCGCCCCAATACGGACTACCTGGAGACAAGGTGCAGGTGATTGAGTGTGTTCAAGACAAAGATACCAGGGGTAGTGACCTCAATTGGTGTAAGGTACAATTTGTCAAGTCTAAAGCAATCGGTTGGATTCGTAGTGACTTTATTATCTTTGCCGATGGGGGTGAATAA
- a CDS encoding DUF3011 domain-containing protein, producing the protein MMIAHINQLTLIAGISLGLILRTIPVSAQQTVTCESYKYRYQFCRVNTRGGVRLVRQLSNTRCVQGETWDYDRDGIWVDKGCNAEFSVRGRDSGYNNNNSYNNNNNSSSGDGTAAAVVGGALVIGAIAAAIAGGSDDNSSNNNSSSDYPTITCNSKDNSYTLCPVDLRGRRAYLERQLSQAGCWEGDTWGYDREGVWVDGGCRGIFEIRG; encoded by the coding sequence ATGATGATCGCTCACATTAACCAACTAACATTAATTGCGGGCATTAGTCTGGGATTAATTTTAAGAACAATTCCCGTTTCTGCTCAACAAACAGTGACTTGTGAGTCTTACAAATATCGCTATCAATTCTGTCGAGTTAATACTCGCGGTGGGGTAAGATTAGTCAGACAACTTAGTAATACCCGTTGTGTTCAAGGAGAGACTTGGGACTATGATCGAGATGGCATTTGGGTTGATAAAGGTTGCAATGCTGAGTTTTCAGTTCGGGGCAGAGATAGCGGCTACAACAACAATAATAGTTACAATAACAATAATAATAGTAGTAGTGGGGATGGCACAGCAGCGGCTGTTGTTGGGGGTGCATTAGTCATTGGTGCTATTGCTGCTGCGATCGCAGGAGGTTCTGATGACAATAGTAGCAACAATAATTCATCGAGTGACTACCCTACCATTACTTGTAATTCAAAGGATAACAGTTATACTCTTTGTCCGGTTGATCTTCGTGGCAGACGGGCTTATCTGGAACGTCAACTGAGTCAAGCAGGTTGTTGGGAAGGGGATACCTGGGGATACGATAGGGAAGGTGTTTGGGTAGATGGTGGCTGTCGAGGTATCTTTGAGATTAGAGGTTGA
- a CDS encoding TAXI family TRAP transporter solute-binding subunit — translation MKKRLYYLLCGFLGVMAMLLIFIPSHTVAQTPPLEINIVTGNEAGEYYSVAKDIEKLALTKNLDIDIIPTKGALQNIDNVFYYQSIPLGITQGDILAFLNTFANKDEEARRQAESIRVVMPLYQEQVHIITRQDIKSVKELTGKRVSIGESGSGTSTTAATLLHQLNINPKKLETFDIKRGIDALREKEIDALFYVVGMPAKVLQEQIFTDDNFHILPLTLPPQPNDDFLSKIYSKAVVPGNTYPWQKEAVETLSVQSFLFSVAEENCDHVTPVAKLIIENLSWLQENGDPIWKQINPKDLSKLDSKRVSKCAVL, via the coding sequence ATGAAAAAACGACTGTATTATCTGCTTTGTGGATTTCTGGGAGTAATGGCAATGCTCCTTATTTTCATCCCTTCTCATACCGTAGCACAAACACCGCCTTTAGAAATTAATATTGTCACAGGAAATGAGGCAGGAGAATATTATTCTGTGGCAAAAGATATCGAGAAATTGGCTCTAACCAAGAACCTAGATATTGATATTATTCCCACAAAAGGAGCCTTACAAAACATTGATAATGTCTTCTATTACCAAAGTATTCCATTAGGAATTACTCAAGGTGATATCTTGGCATTTCTTAATACCTTTGCCAATAAAGATGAAGAAGCGCGCCGTCAAGCAGAATCCATTCGAGTGGTTATGCCCCTTTATCAAGAACAAGTACATATCATTACCAGACAAGACATTAAATCTGTCAAAGAATTGACAGGAAAACGGGTTTCTATTGGAGAGTCAGGAAGTGGTACCAGTACAACAGCCGCAACTTTATTACATCAGCTAAATATCAACCCTAAAAAGTTGGAAACCTTTGATATTAAAAGAGGGATTGATGCCCTACGGGAAAAAGAAATTGATGCCCTATTTTATGTTGTTGGAATGCCCGCAAAAGTATTACAAGAACAAATTTTTACCGACGATAACTTCCACATTTTACCCCTAACTTTGCCCCCACAACCCAATGATGATTTTTTGTCAAAAATATACTCAAAAGCAGTGGTTCCAGGGAATACTTACCCTTGGCAAAAAGAAGCGGTGGAAACCTTAAGTGTTCAATCTTTTCTCTTTAGCGTTGCTGAAGAAAACTGTGATCATGTAACCCCTGTCGCCAAATTAATCATAGAAAATTTATCTTGGTTGCAAGAAAATGGCGACCCCATTTGGAAACAGATTAACCCAAAAGACTTATCTAAACTAGACTCTAAACGAGTTTCTAAATGCGCTGTTTTATAA
- a CDS encoding glycerophosphodiester phosphodiesterase family protein has protein sequence MMFRLVKLLLLVTATFSLMPTVKVMANTLVIGHRGASAFRPEHTLAAYELAIDLGADFVEPDLVSTRDGVLVARHENQLSGTTDVADRPEFADRFTTKIIDGDSVSGWFSEDFTLAELKTLRAVERIPGTRPDNTDFDGLFEIPTLEEIIALVNQKSAEVGRDIGIYPETKHPTFFAEEGTFFGGAEDGETINISLGQLLIDTLVAENFTNPNRVFIQSFEFANLIELQTVIMPNAGVDIPLVQLYGSTILPTASSFDRPYDIFFNAQNGADLAAIYGCVFTTAEGGGLDVNTGYGNLDNAATLQCMGDTYAEGVGPWKNSLLPRISIPPVDGNGDGNAQITSQLTGEVTSFVNDAHAAGLVVHPYTLRPEEAFLTLNADGTPQTLTDEVEQLVGIGVDGLFCDDPGTCRQAVDAIESASVPEPSMTFGLGVLPLLGWLRRRRNK, from the coding sequence ATGATGTTTCGTTTGGTTAAACTGCTATTATTAGTTACGGCCACATTTTCCCTCATGCCCACTGTTAAAGTTATGGCAAATACCCTAGTTATTGGTCATCGTGGTGCTAGTGCATTTCGTCCTGAACACACTTTAGCTGCTTACGAATTAGCCATTGATTTAGGAGCAGATTTTGTTGAACCTGACTTAGTTTCCACTAGAGATGGTGTCCTAGTCGCACGTCATGAAAACCAATTATCAGGAACAACAGATGTAGCAGATAGACCAGAATTTGCTGATCGTTTTACCACTAAAATAATTGATGGAGACTCTGTTAGTGGGTGGTTTAGTGAAGACTTTACCCTAGCAGAATTAAAAACATTACGAGCAGTAGAAAGAATTCCTGGGACTCGTCCAGACAACACTGATTTTGATGGTTTATTTGAAATTCCTACCCTCGAAGAAATCATTGCTTTAGTTAATCAAAAAAGCGCAGAAGTAGGGCGAGATATTGGTATTTATCCCGAAACGAAGCATCCTACTTTCTTTGCAGAAGAAGGAACATTTTTCGGGGGTGCAGAAGATGGAGAAACCATTAATATTTCTTTAGGACAACTATTAATTGATACTTTAGTTGCTGAAAACTTTACTAATCCTAATCGGGTATTTATTCAGTCTTTTGAGTTTGCGAACTTGATTGAACTGCAAACAGTAATTATGCCTAATGCGGGGGTTGATATTCCTTTAGTGCAGCTTTATGGTTCGACGATTTTACCTACTGCTAGCAGTTTTGATCGTCCCTATGATATCTTTTTTAATGCTCAAAATGGGGCGGATCTGGCCGCAATTTATGGCTGTGTTTTCACCACTGCTGAAGGGGGTGGACTTGATGTTAATACGGGTTATGGCAACTTAGATAATGCTGCGACTTTGCAGTGTATGGGTGATACTTATGCGGAAGGAGTTGGCCCTTGGAAAAACAGTCTTTTACCTCGTATTTCTATTCCTCCTGTCGATGGAAATGGGGACGGAAATGCCCAAATTACCAGCCAATTAACGGGAGAAGTCACAAGCTTTGTCAATGATGCTCATGCTGCTGGTTTAGTGGTGCATCCTTATACTTTACGACCTGAAGAAGCCTTTTTGACCTTAAATGCTGACGGAACTCCTCAAACCTTAACTGATGAGGTAGAACAGTTAGTAGGTATTGGAGTTGATGGGTTATTCTGTGATGACCCTGGAACTTGTCGTCAAGCTGTTGATGCTATTGAGTCTGCATCGGTTCCCGAACCAAGTATGACCTTTGGTTTAGGCGTTTTACCCTTATTAGGTTGGTTGCGTCGTCGTCGTAACAAATAA
- a CDS encoding SGNH/GDSL hydrolase family protein codes for MNQQHSRAIVSVLVGLCSLLPTTKILAQDVTDQLNEITTQFNLLLEQEISDLNSELAGVNIALFDVNTLYRDVFPNEFTNFSSGCIQGPPLSPFIAPTSICDNPDEFVYIDNTHPTSAAAGRIADVALEALDMGVVDSVNEIFIFGDSLSDRNNLFSFSGGMIPPTIAPFGPLVGSPLYSSGAFTNNLLWWEDLINDLGVSNPVAYYQNLPTDPNGGINFALSGSTTGQDNAGNTMNPPFPVDLPGVTDQINTFAGLFGPGEQANPDALYVIWAGANNFLGAFAPMTPDNPFAPFNDFTTNAQQPVDDIAAAIAILHGLGARNFLIGNLFDIGDIPLAQEFEAISAASTPEPSTATPLAVLLGLGLFARTQRRQHSRSHK; via the coding sequence ATGAATCAGCAGCACTCTCGCGCGATTGTCAGTGTTTTGGTTGGTTTGTGTAGCCTCTTACCCACAACGAAAATACTAGCTCAAGATGTTACAGACCAACTCAATGAGATTACGACACAATTTAATCTACTATTAGAGCAGGAAATCTCCGACCTCAACTCAGAATTAGCTGGTGTCAATATTGCCCTATTTGATGTCAACACACTTTATAGGGATGTGTTTCCCAACGAGTTTACTAATTTTAGTTCCGGTTGTATTCAAGGGCCTCCTCTCTCTCCTTTCATTGCACCAACCAGTATTTGTGACAATCCTGATGAATTTGTGTATATTGATAACACTCACCCAACTTCAGCGGCCGCGGGACGCATTGCAGATGTTGCTCTAGAAGCTCTTGATATGGGCGTAGTTGATTCGGTGAATGAAATTTTTATCTTTGGTGACAGTCTCAGCGATCGCAACAATTTATTTAGTTTTTCCGGTGGCATGATCCCGCCAACTATCGCTCCTTTTGGCCCCCTGGTAGGAAGTCCCCTTTATAGTTCTGGGGCCTTTACTAATAATCTGTTATGGTGGGAAGACCTCATCAACGATCTAGGGGTGTCAAATCCGGTAGCTTACTACCAAAACTTACCCACAGATCCCAATGGTGGCATTAATTTTGCTCTTTCCGGTTCGACGACAGGACAAGATAATGCGGGCAATACGATGAATCCTCCCTTTCCGGTGGATTTACCAGGGGTTACAGACCAAATTAATACCTTTGCGGGTTTATTTGGCCCAGGGGAGCAGGCCAACCCTGACGCACTCTATGTTATCTGGGCAGGAGCTAACAACTTTTTAGGGGCGTTTGCACCCATGACTCCTGATAATCCTTTCGCACCGTTTAATGATTTCACCACCAATGCTCAACAACCTGTAGACGATATTGCCGCAGCGATCGCAATTTTGCATGGGTTAGGGGCAAGAAATTTCTTGATAGGTAATCTATTTGATATAGGAGATATCCCCTTAGCACAGGAGTTTGAGGCCATAAGTGCAGCTTCTACCCCTGAACCCTCGACTGCGACACCTTTAGCCGTTTTGTTGGGTTTAGGATTGTTTGCAAGAACCCAACGGCGACAGCATTCAAGAAGTCACAAGTAA
- a CDS encoding sensor histidine kinase: protein MTLFFFLLGLLVGLGILLWNRYALKSQLKNVLTASPDTEDLLGSLPTISLIKREVLYLKQECDRQQQELQLRQQSLDHAPIAYLRVDEENQLLWCNQKAQELLQIDRWKPGQIRLLLELVRSYELDQLIEQTRQTQTPQISEWVFYPITYAPQNTTTKLRPIAASIAIKGFSYPLSQRQIEVFIENQQPLIELSRSRDRAFSDLTHELRTPLTSISLVSERLQNRLQEPERRWVEQMLKETRRLISLVEHWLDLSQLQENPYQTLSRQPLQLREVILDTWQNLEPLAQQKEVNLNYQGLDQLEFSGDRSRLMQVFLNLLDNSIKHSPPGVEITINGLKDCENNQIEINILDEGSGFLEKDLPHIFERLYRGDSSRTRQGSQDQLLHQGSGLGLAIVQEIIHAHGGTIMAQNHPDTGGAWIQIILPEKI from the coding sequence ATAACCTTGTTTTTCTTCCTTCTAGGTTTATTGGTAGGCCTTGGTATCCTTTTGTGGAACCGTTATGCCCTAAAATCCCAACTAAAAAACGTTTTAACCGCATCGCCAGATACAGAAGATTTGTTAGGATCATTACCGACCATTTCTTTGATTAAGCGAGAAGTTCTTTATCTCAAACAAGAATGCGATCGCCAACAACAAGAACTACAATTAAGACAACAATCTTTAGATCATGCACCGATCGCCTATTTACGGGTTGACGAAGAAAATCAACTGCTTTGGTGTAACCAAAAAGCTCAAGAATTGTTACAAATTGATCGCTGGAAACCTGGGCAAATTCGCCTTCTTTTGGAATTAGTCCGTTCCTATGAACTCGATCAACTGATTGAACAAACCCGTCAAACCCAAACCCCTCAAATTAGTGAATGGGTTTTTTATCCTATCACTTATGCCCCTCAAAACACCACAACTAAATTACGCCCTATCGCTGCCTCTATCGCCATCAAAGGCTTTAGTTATCCCCTCTCCCAAAGACAAATTGAGGTATTTATTGAAAATCAACAACCTTTGATTGAATTATCCCGTTCCCGCGATCGCGCTTTTTCCGATCTTACCCATGAGTTACGCACCCCTCTAACCTCTATTTCTTTAGTTTCTGAACGGTTACAAAATCGTTTACAAGAGCCAGAGCGTCGTTGGGTTGAGCAAATGTTAAAAGAAACCCGTCGTCTTATTAGTTTAGTCGAACATTGGTTAGATTTAAGTCAACTACAAGAAAACCCCTATCAAACGCTGTCTCGTCAACCTTTACAATTACGGGAAGTTATTTTAGATACCTGGCAAAATTTAGAGCCTTTAGCACAACAAAAAGAGGTAAATTTAAACTATCAAGGACTCGATCAACTTGAATTTTCAGGAGATCGCTCTCGTTTAATGCAGGTTTTTCTTAATCTTTTAGATAATAGTATTAAACATAGTCCCCCAGGGGTAGAAATTACGATCAATGGTTTGAAAGATTGTGAAAATAACCAGATAGAAATTAATATTTTAGATGAAGGCTCAGGATTTTTAGAAAAAGATTTACCCCATATTTTTGAGCGATTATATCGGGGAGATTCATCCCGTACTCGTCAAGGTTCTCAAGACCAATTATTACATCAGGGGAGTGGGTTAGGACTAGCCATAGTTCAAGAAATTATTCACGCTCATGGAGGAACAATTATGGCTCAAAATCATCCAGATAC